In Populus trichocarpa isolate Nisqually-1 chromosome 16, P.trichocarpa_v4.1, whole genome shotgun sequence, a genomic segment contains:
- the LOC7467597 gene encoding glutathione S-transferase L3, with protein sequence MAAAALDKSVPEKLPPSLDATAEQPPLFDGTTKLYTCYTCPFAHRVWITRNFKGLQDEIKLVPLILQNRPAWYSEKVYPPNKVPSLEHNGKITGESLDLIKYLESNFQGPSLLPEDPAKKEFAEELFSYTDTFNRTVFTSFKGDPAKEAGPAFDHLENALHKFGDGPFFLGQEFSLVDIAYIPFVERFCIFLSEVFKYDITAGRPKLAAWIEELNKIEAYKQTKTDPKEMVEVYKKRFMA encoded by the exons ATGGCTGCTGCTGC TTTGGATAAGAGCGTACCAGAGAAATTGCCCCCATCATTGGATGCGACTGCAGAGCAACCTCCACTATTTGATGGAACTaccaa GTTGTATACATGCTACACTTGTCCATTTGCCCATCGAGTTTGGATCACCAGGAATTTCAAG GGATTACAGGACGAGATTAAGCTAGTCCCTCTAATCCTTCAAAATAGGCCTGCTTGGTATTCAGAGAAAGTTTACCCTCCAAACAAG GTTCCATCACTGGAACACAATGGCAAAATCACCGGGGAGAGTCTTGATTTGATTAAGTATTTAGAAAGCAACTTTCAAGGACCTTCCCTTCTCCCTGAG GATCCTGCTAAGAAAGAGTTCGCTGAAGAGTTGTTCTCCTACACTGATACATTCAACCGTACAGTGTTTACTTCATTCAAGGGAGACCCGGCGAAGGAAGCTG GTCCTGCTTTTGATCATCTAGAAAATGCTCTGCATAAATTTGGTGATGGGCCATTCTTCCTTGGTCAAGAATTCAGTTTG GTGGACATAGCCTATATCCCATTCGTTGAAAGATTCTGCATCTTCCTGTCAGAAGTGTTTAAGTATGATATTACTGCTGGCAGACCAAAACTGGCAGCTTGGATTGAG GAGTTGAACAAGATTGAGGCTTACAAGCAGACAAAAACTGATCCAAAAGAGATGGTTGAAGTTTACAAGAAGCGCTTTATG GCTTAG